From the Oceanidesulfovibrio indonesiensis genome, one window contains:
- a CDS encoding phage portal protein family protein, with protein MESTAHQDEQPESLDTTGFVIAPLAAAAALDSAAFAKVNAAEAIPATWEERARKAWEYYVEEPLVKNCVNSWRTFAVGDEIKITSDDETLKEQAQEAAWRLNVSQFIKDMVLQLLVKGDAIGFKRFSKSGQDIEELVCVNPVSVKVKYAQGELIEARQFPEETLGGGESIPLPVEQVVHLKWDAPAFSPRGNSLVLPAFQAIELLRDYRRAEQAIAKRWATPFRLLKVGGAFGQKMVMPDQRMLEQVRDMVNKMDMKSGLVVPFYVNVETHGTDGQVLNVEDKVKEVKEDIVVALGLSRSLVTGDGPNFATASVSMQKMMVMIREIKQAARKLLDWVFDDWMELNGHGDKSIQFIFNDLDPSDAVDFKKLLIELYDRKLISRSSLQLKMDLDPDIEAANRETERKQIDLMDEKQVKPVVDMVVSGILSVPRARKMLGIPAEDDEPTAEAALVWSGDLESTGIAAVCDECSHFIADTNHCRVHNSERTFDAPACRFIDRREPR; from the coding sequence GTGGAAAGCACCGCCCATCAGGACGAACAACCCGAAAGCCTGGACACCACCGGCTTTGTCATCGCGCCGCTGGCCGCAGCGGCAGCGCTCGACTCGGCCGCCTTCGCCAAGGTGAACGCCGCCGAAGCGATTCCTGCCACCTGGGAAGAACGCGCCCGCAAGGCCTGGGAATACTACGTCGAGGAGCCGCTGGTGAAAAACTGCGTCAACTCCTGGCGCACCTTCGCCGTGGGCGACGAGATCAAGATCACCAGCGATGACGAGACCCTCAAGGAGCAAGCCCAGGAGGCCGCCTGGCGGCTGAACGTCTCGCAGTTTATCAAGGACATGGTTCTTCAGCTCCTGGTGAAAGGCGACGCCATCGGCTTCAAGCGCTTCAGCAAGTCCGGCCAGGACATCGAGGAGCTGGTCTGCGTCAACCCGGTTTCGGTCAAGGTCAAATACGCCCAGGGCGAACTGATCGAGGCCCGGCAATTTCCCGAAGAAACTCTCGGCGGCGGGGAATCCATCCCACTGCCCGTCGAACAGGTGGTCCACCTCAAATGGGACGCACCGGCCTTCTCGCCCCGGGGCAACTCCCTCGTGCTTCCAGCTTTCCAAGCCATCGAACTGCTGCGCGACTACCGCCGGGCCGAACAGGCCATCGCCAAGCGCTGGGCCACGCCGTTCCGCCTGCTCAAGGTGGGCGGCGCGTTCGGCCAGAAGATGGTGATGCCGGACCAGCGGATGCTCGAACAGGTCCGCGACATGGTCAACAAGATGGACATGAAAAGCGGCCTGGTGGTCCCGTTCTACGTCAATGTCGAAACCCACGGCACCGATGGCCAGGTCCTCAACGTCGAGGACAAGGTCAAGGAGGTGAAGGAAGACATCGTGGTGGCCCTGGGTCTGTCACGCTCGCTGGTGACCGGCGACGGCCCGAATTTCGCCACCGCCTCGGTGAGCATGCAGAAGATGATGGTCATGATCCGCGAGATCAAACAGGCCGCACGCAAGCTCCTCGACTGGGTGTTCGACGACTGGATGGAGCTGAACGGCCATGGCGACAAAAGCATCCAGTTCATCTTCAACGACCTCGACCCCAGCGACGCGGTCGATTTCAAGAAGCTCCTCATCGAACTCTACGACCGCAAGCTCATCAGCCGCTCCAGCCTTCAGCTCAAGATGGACCTGGACCCGGACATCGAGGCCGCCAACCGGGAGACCGAACGTAAGCAGATCGACCTGATGGACGAGAAGCAGGTGAAGCCGGTGGTGGATATGGTCGTCTCCGGCATCCTCAGCGTGCCTCGCGCCCGCAAGATGCTCGGGATTCCGGCCGAGGATGATGAACCCACGGCGGAGGCGGCATTGGTCTGGTCGGGCGACCTGGAGTCCACCGGCATTGCTGCCGTGTGCGACGAGTGCAGCCACTTCATTGCTGACACCAACCACTGCCGGGTCCACAACAGCGAGCGCACCTTCGACGCCCCGGCCTGTCGTTTCATCGACCGCCGGGAGCCCCGCTGA
- a CDS encoding terminase large subunit domain-containing protein — protein MAVTDKERKLAATLSDPVLWGQAYLYNRDGSGRDYWLHQVEDLRCPAKNIIHLDGRDVGKSIVLSTDALHYAFTTRGGQGLIAAPHQGHLDTIIEEIEFQLDSNPDLMNSIALTKYGKPKIHRKPYFRLEFTNGSVLYFRPAGAYGDAFRSLHVGRVWVDEGAWLTERAWKALRQCLKAGGTLRIYSTPNGLRDTTYYRLTSSDQFHVFRWPSWLNPLWTEDREAELLEFYGGRDSSGWQHEVAGEHGKPSYGAFNVEQFNLCRQDLLEYQKIVITDSELRDCDTEEAAHDRLEMLLNLTPRSGQFWVGGDLGYTNDPTEIVVFQEMEIGERTLLKMILRVHLEHVSYPHIAQIIALLERYYTPAGIGVDNGGNGLAVVQELLTLDKYKGLELEGRLKGYDFGGMTRLAVRDGKEIKKRTKELMTSLINGALQRKQLIFPSDDLEVEDQFTTHTYTLRDGKIIYSKGNDHIIDAVRCAMLIREEGNLDPVGEEVVSLKPVLTNPVFI, from the coding sequence ATGGCGGTAACCGACAAGGAGCGCAAACTCGCGGCGACCCTGAGCGATCCCGTGTTGTGGGGGCAAGCCTACCTCTACAACCGGGATGGCTCAGGCCGCGACTACTGGCTGCACCAGGTGGAGGACCTGCGCTGCCCGGCCAAGAACATCATCCACCTCGACGGCCGGGACGTGGGCAAGTCCATCGTGCTCTCGACCGACGCGCTCCATTACGCCTTCACCACCCGAGGCGGCCAGGGCCTCATCGCGGCTCCGCACCAGGGGCACCTCGACACCATCATCGAGGAGATCGAGTTCCAGCTCGACAGCAACCCGGATCTGATGAACAGCATCGCTCTGACCAAGTACGGCAAGCCCAAGATCCACCGCAAACCCTATTTCCGGCTGGAGTTCACCAATGGTTCAGTGCTCTATTTCCGCCCGGCCGGGGCTTATGGCGACGCCTTCCGGTCCCTGCACGTGGGCCGCGTCTGGGTCGACGAAGGGGCCTGGCTGACCGAACGGGCCTGGAAGGCGCTGCGCCAGTGTCTCAAGGCCGGGGGGACGCTACGCATCTACTCCACGCCCAACGGCCTGCGCGACACCACCTATTACCGGCTCACCTCGTCGGATCAGTTCCATGTGTTCCGCTGGCCGTCCTGGCTCAACCCCCTGTGGACCGAGGATCGCGAGGCCGAACTGCTGGAGTTCTACGGCGGCCGCGACAGCTCCGGCTGGCAGCACGAGGTGGCCGGTGAACACGGCAAGCCCTCCTATGGGGCCTTCAATGTCGAGCAGTTCAACCTCTGTCGGCAGGATCTGCTGGAGTACCAGAAGATCGTCATCACCGATTCCGAGCTGCGCGACTGCGACACCGAGGAAGCGGCCCACGACCGGCTGGAGATGCTGCTCAACCTCACGCCCCGCAGCGGGCAGTTCTGGGTCGGCGGCGACCTGGGCTACACCAACGATCCCACCGAGATCGTCGTATTCCAGGAGATGGAGATCGGCGAGCGGACGCTGCTGAAGATGATCCTGCGCGTGCATCTCGAACACGTTTCCTATCCGCACATCGCCCAGATCATCGCGCTGCTGGAGCGTTACTACACCCCGGCGGGCATCGGCGTGGACAACGGCGGCAACGGCCTGGCCGTGGTTCAGGAGCTGCTCACCCTGGACAAGTACAAGGGGCTGGAGCTGGAAGGCAGGCTCAAGGGATACGACTTCGGCGGCATGACCCGGCTGGCGGTGCGGGACGGAAAGGAAATCAAGAAGCGGACCAAGGAGCTGATGACCAGCCTCATCAACGGGGCTCTACAGCGCAAGCAGCTCATTTTCCCCTCGGACGACCTGGAGGTGGAAGACCAGTTCACCACCCACACCTACACCCTGCGGGACGGCAAGATCATCTATTCCAAGGGCAACGACCACATCATCGACGCGGTGCGCTGCGCCATGCTGATCCGGGAGGAAGGCAACCTCGACCCGGTCGGCGAAGAGGTGGTCTCGCTCAAGCCGGTGCTCACCAATCCGGTCTTCATCTGA